From Caldibacillus debilis DSM 16016, a single genomic window includes:
- a CDS encoding ATP-binding protein translates to MDRKENAFFLGPPRIGKTHLANSIGKEAIVRGYKTYFNYRP, encoded by the coding sequence ATGGATCGAAAAGAAAATGCCTTTTTTCTCGGTCCACCGAGGATTGGAAAGACGCACCTGGCAAATTCGATTGGAAAGGAGGCGATCGTAAGAGGATATAAAACGTATTTTAATTACCGCCCATGA